gaggattttgcatgctcttgtctgagttttggcagcgtgcaagttctcaaattctctcgtgtgttaacttttcaaaatctatgatctgatcacatatttgtagtgttgagaatgagtttgcatcatccacacaaaaaactccaaaatagaccagccaacaattggagaataaaaaatgacgcgatccgctcgatatttttaagcgaaatttgatattttttaaatataaaatgttgctttttcaggtaaccatgtggcttacggccatactaccctgagaacgcctgATCtcagaagctaagcaggggtgggcctggttagtacttggatgggagaccgcctgggaataccaggtgctgtaagctttttcactttagattctcgtggaatcgttttcttatcggtggttgacctaaattataatgcagtcattctctctcttatgacttaccatctctttattaggagacagaatcttcacgtaccttttttaaacatcccgtatctccttttccgacagtaaaaaaaaataaaaatctatacacacatatatctacatatatatatatatatatatatatatatattagtatcacgtgatacgtcacgattttatcacatcagtgcttttaattcgctcgaggctaaggatacgaaggtatggatctttaaatgatacgtaattattgcacattattgtgtggacctcaaagccacggtttatgaacccgaaccacttccgaggaatacattacagtcgagtgaatggcagtattagaaggagtagattagataaattcaatcagaatcagcagaataaaaatcagaatctatatttgccgagtatgtcagaaacatacaaggaatttgtctccagtacttggagcccctctcgtgcgacaacggatagccatttgacagaaaatactttggagacataatcacatgagaccaaagtacagagaatcactgagcaatgaaaggttagcggtaatgtggtcatgtcaatgcaaattttgtgttattttttattttttgacaattgtgcaaatgatgcagagtcctctagcaatttagagcaatttgaaatgactgatcgagcaataatctggtacagtgacaattgtgcaaaacgtgaagagactttgagaaatttaagcagtataaagcgaatcgtagtgcgataatctggaacagtgtccattgtgcaaatggtgcagatacttctcaaccacatgagtggccagtattggtcaacaacagatatgcaaattgtgcagagtggcgagactactacagtgaatgcacgaataatgtataattggcccgacagagatgggacaacaatctcaagacaaattggcagcatgttacaatgcaattgtaagtgaactgtttaagaagttaacggtaagcgggacgaaggtgttggaatgtctgctagtttttgtttgcattgttcgatagcacttgcctgggggaaggagctggaagaagacaattatatatgactcgtgcactcactgtagtagtctcgccacgctgcactatttgcatatctgttgttgaccaatactggccactcatgccagtagcatctgctccaattgcacactgattgaagagaatctgcaacatttgcacaataaacattgtcccagattatcgcactactcgcttgaagtctcggcgccctttgcacaatggtcattgcaccggactattgcaatattagtctttcgaactgctctaaatgctagaggactctgcatctttttgcacaattgtcaaaaaaaaatgaaccggcattaccagataactagcaacccttaattgctcagtgattgttttttgtcaacgtctttatgtctcaaaagtgttctctgtcaattgactgtctgttgtcgtacgagagtggctccaactacgacaaattccttgtgtgttttttggacatacatggcaaataaagatgactctgtttctgaagagttggtgaccaggatgtggagggtccaagaggattttgcatgctcttgtctgagttttggcagcgtgcaagttctcaaattctctcgtgtgttaacttttcaaaatctatgatctgatcacatatttgtagtgttgagaatgagtttgcatcatccacacaaaaaactccaaaatagaccagccaacaattggagaataaaaaatgacgcgatccgctcgagatatttttaagcaaaatttgatattttttaaatataaaatgttgcttttcaggtaagcatgtggcttacggccatactaccctgagaatgcccgatctcgtccgatctcggaagctaagcaggggcgggcctggttagtacttggattggagaccgcctgggaataccaggtgctgtaagctttttcactttagattctcatggaatcgttttcttatcggtggttgacctaaattataatgcagtccttctctctcttatgacttaccgtctctttattaggagacagaatcttcacgtacattttttaaacatcccgtttctccttttccgacagtaaaaaataaaataaaaatctatacacacatatatctacatatatatatatatatatatatatattgaaggcCCTCGCACGTGATATACTGATGTCATGATCATACATAGACTTATTTGTACACTGTTATGTTGTATAACCTAACctcagtattaaaatgttctgataatcacgtaagtgtgaaaactacatgtcagccgcaaaacaggatgttttgtcccaagaagagataatgctgtgaccttggatcaaccctgctcaagctttaaacaccgccctgaacactgtatataatctcgcactgaacgctgagaaagcgcacatttgagcacattttgtgcagctgcagcctttgcctgtagaacatttgtacccagaatattctgcaataaagatcttaaagaagttcatttccagtctctgatTCGGACTCCAACATTCTCATCATCCGAAATTCAACGAACACGCGAAGGACTGGCGGAGAGATACCATCCTTCAACAATTGGTGACCCCGACGTGATTTCGGGCTGAGGTGTTGGGCGACAGACAGAACATCGGGCCCACACGAATAAAGGTAAGAGGACATTTATCCTCCCAATTGATCTTCTGTCTGTCGACTGATACAAGGCAAGAATTTATGTTCTATTGGAATCTAAATTGATTGTTTGACTGGATGAACTTTAAATAACATAATTTGGTATATAAGGTTGACTTGTTTCATGTTACAGTGAAATCCTAAAGTCCGTAAATCCTTATATAGGAAATTCTGTACAAAATACCGGTGAAACAAGTAACAAGGAGATAAGTCTCTTTGAAGAAGAAGTATCGAGTGGTTTTGATAAATTGAGGTTCGAGtacttttgtttggatttaatgTCAAGTACTTTTGTTTAAGAAAAGAGTTTCGACCACTTTTGCGAAATTAAGGCTCGGACGCTTTTGTTTGGCTATTAAGCAAGTGTCTTTGAAGAATAAGTATCGAGTGGTTTTGAAAAGAGTTTCGACCACTTTTGCGAAATTAAGGCTCGGACGCTTTTGTTTGGCTATTAAGCAAGTGTCTTTGCGAAATTAAGGCTCGGACGCTTTTGTTTGGCTATTAAGCAAGTGTCTTTGAAGAATAAGTATCGAGTGGTTTTGAAAAGAGTTTCGACCACTTTTGCGAAATTAAGGCTCGGACGCTTTTGTTTGGCTATTAAGCAAGTGTCTGCGAAATTAAGGCTCGGACGCTTTTGTTTGGCTATTAAGCAAGTGTCTTTGAAGAATAAGTATCGAGTGGTTTTGAAAAGAGTTTCGACCACTTTTGCGAAATTAAGGCTCGGACGCTTTTGTCTGGCTATTAAGCAAGTGTCTTTGAAGAAGAAGTATCGAGTGGTTTTGATAAATTGAGGTTCGAGtacttttgtttggatttaatgTCAAGTACTTTTGTTTAAGAAAAGAGTTTCGACCACTTTTGCGAAATTAAGGCTCGGACGCTTTTGTTTGGCTATTAAGCAAGTGTCTTTGAAATATGAGAAATAAAGGTATATTGTGGATCCACAAAAAATAAGTacttaagaagaaaaaacagctgaaaaaaTGGAAGGGGAATTCAATCGAGAATCGGAATGGTTCGACTTGCGTGTCATTCCAGACCATGGTCAAAAAATACTGTTATGAGAGCAAGTAAAGAATGCATGTGATGTATGTGTGGGAGGATTGTCTGAGAAAGATAGAcagggaaagaaagaagaactttataaatggatggatgaatgttgtgAAGATGGCTGGTTTCCTGCATTATCAACTGctgcttgtttaatttcactGATGAAGGAAGTCGAGAGAGTGTGTTCAAATAGAAAAGACAAGTTAGAAAAGGAAATAGAGAAGACGAGTAAATTGTCCACTAGAGGCAGGAAGGTAAGAGAAAATcacaaaaagacagaaaaagtaATGGCAAGAGCTAGAATGCTGGCAATGGGATGTCCATTAAAACAGTCAAGAAAGGAAGCGAAAAACAGTGGGGTGGGTGTGACTCAGCCGTTGTCCGCTCCGCCGCCGTATTGTAACAAATTGGAAATGAATGATACACAAGGGCCAGTGAACCCATTCACTGAGTCACCATATGCAGATGCGAGACAGACGCTGCAAAACATATAAGCCCCTATCTTATCTGTAAATAGAGGAACTCTAGATGTGGATTGGAATGGCAGTACTGACTCGGTGGGATCGAAACAACGTGAACCCCTGATTCAGCACGCAGCAGAAAATTTGGCCGCAGGCGTAACAGCCTCAGTTAAAATGTTCGAGGAAAAACTGGAAAAAGTGTCTAACATGTGCGGAGAACCATATACAAAGTTAAACCAAATAGGAGCGTTTACGGTAGATTTAAATAGACACCCTGAAGTGCCACAAAAGGTAAGAGAGCACCTTTTAGCGCGTGCCTCCCGTTTTGAGAGAACTGTCAACGCTGAAATAACAGAACAGATACAACGTGATAACGCGGAACGAGATGTAATATTCAGACAAAGGGAACAGGAGATAGCAGCAGAAGAAGCTCAGAAGGGACTTCCCCATGCGGTAGCAAACACTTATCACATCGCACATTTGCAAAATCAGGTGGCTGACTTAAAGTGCCAAGTGCAGAATTTGTCAGGAGCACACCAGGACTCCCTGTTACAACAGACACAAGAAAATAGAAGTGCGCCCCCTTTTGCTGAATCCACTCCACTTCGACCCATGACACGCTCTCAAACTGTTGTTCAAGCTCCAATGCTGGCCAAGGTTGATCCGGCTACTGGAGCCACTGCCATGTTTTATAAACCTTTTTCTCCTTCTGATCTCAGTGTTTTGATGCAGAAACTTCCTGCAATGCAGAATGGAGGAGAGAACTGGCTGAGATCGGTACAAAGGGCTGTCACAAGACAAATTTTGACGGCTGGAGACATGCGCGCATTACTGACACATGCGTGTCCTCTCTCCCAACTGGAAACACTGATGAAGAATTCTGGTCTGATGAGTATAATGGACAATGAGGCACTTACAAGAGAGTATTACTTAACATTGTTCACTGCACTAAACGCATTGTTTCCCATTCCTGATCTAGTCATCTCCGACTTAGTATTTGCTCCTAGAACAGATGAGGAAGCAGCGGCATATATTGACCGCGCTCTTGTCgaatattcttcaaaaacagGCCATTTGCCAACTGACTCTGCTCTGTATTCTCAAGTATTTAGAGGAGCAGTGCTGAAGGGCGTTCCCAAGTCTGTGGTACAAGCCATGGAGACGAATCCGGACCTTCCCGGAGCGGATCATGCTCGCTGGTTGTCACATCTGAAACATCACCTGAGGagacatgcaaaagaaaaagagtcaAAGCATGAGAAACACAGAACCACTGAATCGCAATTAGCTATAATGCAACTACAAAGTCtcaaaaaacaagaagagaATATTAAAATCATACCTGTGGCTTCCGTTGGGGCCTCGCTACCTAATGTTGTTTCTGAGTGCATGATGTATCAAACAGGCCCATTCATGGGTCGAGGTGCTCCGTTTGCTGGCAGAAATCATTGCTTCAACTGTGGTCGTAACGGACACTGGGCAATAGACTGCCGAGCGCGTCCCCTGGAGGGCAGAGGCAGAGGAACAAGGGGCCCGCCTAGAGGATTCAACAGGCGTGGTTATGGCcagcaaagaggaagaggatacggacagcaacagcagcaggatATTGCTCCCCAATATccgccgcagcagcagcagtcttACCATCAAGTGCCGAACCAACAGCACCGGCCACCGTCTGGGGGCCAGTATCCGCAATGATGGGGCCCCGAATCCACATGCCATGGTCTGCAGGAACCAATAATTGGACTGACGGTAGGAGGAACTATTTTACCTTTTATGGTCGATACGGGAGCCAGACATTCAACCGTTATGACATTACCACCTGAAAGTTCCCTTACTGCAAAAGGCATTTCACTTGTTGGATTCCGGGGTGAAGAAACCATCCTGCACATGACTACACCCGTACATACTCAGTGTTTTACACAAACTCTTTTACACTCGTTTGTGTATGCGCCCAATTGCCCTGTCAACCTGTTGGGAAGGGATCTTCTCATCAAAACAGCTCCAACAATACTGTGCAGCCCGGATGGACTGATATTACAGTTTCCTGATGGACACACCTACTGTTGTTCCGGTGACGACACATCAAACATCTACATGCAGGACTCAGAGCGCCGACTACCAAGTATGACGTGTGCCACCGCCGACATCTACTGGGCGAAAATGGACACTGACTCACCCGGATGGACGGAAGCAGAGACCTTTTGGACTCAATGGTCGCCATGGGTTCGTCACCTCAGACCCTATGATATGGTTTCTGATTGTATGCATTGCACTCTGTACTATGACAGGACGGGAGATGAGGTGTACAGCGAGGCTTTCCAAAATGTAGAAGGCAACATCTGGGAACTACAAATGGGTGACCTGTTCGTGGGAAAACCAGGTGTGGCTTTTTCAATTTCACTAACGcctgaacaacaaaaatggtaTATGATGACTCATCCATCAGATGAGTCATCCTCATGTGTCCTTGATGGTATCACCACAGCATACTGCAAAGGATTTGGGTCCGTTCGTCCTAAGCTGCACACAGGCTATTGATTGGCAGCCAACTTTTCACAACACATTGCTATATTCTCGGTCTCTCGATGCATACTGGATACAGTCTGCACCGTATACACCAATATCAACCCTGGAGCATTGCTTGTTGGACAGACATCATGGACGAGAAACAACTGACAGTGAATTCGCCAATCCTATGGTGCAATCTTTGCCTCTACATTTGTGGTCTACAGACCCAACAGACGTGGGATTGTGTCAAGTACAGCCggtgaaattcaaaatgaagcCTGATCCTATTTGGATACCACAGTATCCAATGAAGGAAGCAGGTCGAATTGGCATTACAGAAACCATTGAAGGCTTGCTAAAAGCAGGAGTATTGTGCAAAATACGTGAGTCAGAGTATAATACACCCATTCTAccagttgaaaagaaaaatactggaAAATTCCGAATGGTACATGACCTTAGGGCAATAAATGCAGCGGTCTTGACACCAACACTTCCAGTACCCAATCCGCACTCAGCCCTGTCTCAGCTCTCTCCGTCCCACACCCATTTTACTTGCATTGATCTGGCTAATGCATTTTTCTGCATTCCTCTTGACCCATCTATTaagcaatgttttgcatttactTGGAATAATGAATGCTATTCTTACAACCGACTTCCACAAGTCTTTGTTCTGTCACCAGGACTGTTAAATGATCATCTCAGACAACTTTTATCACCACTTCAACTTCCGGAAGGTGTGCTCTTAATACAATATGTAGATGACATATTGTTGGCCGCCTCTTCCGAGTCCTTATGTCTTCGAGCCACCCAGCGACTCTTGTCTCATCTAGCGTCAGTAGGACTTAAGTGCTCCAAAAGCAAACTACAAATTGCAAGGCCACAAGTTTCCTTTTTGGGACgccttattttttaatgcaaaggCACAGGGATGTCTCCCTCACACAAAGATGACATCTTACACCACCCGAAACCTGTCAATGTCAAACAAATGCTCGCCTTCTTAGGACTGTGCAACTACTCACGCCATCATGTCCCGGACTTTGCAGAACTTACACATCCTCTTCGCCAAATGGTTAACATTGAAGGAATGCGAAATTTGTCACATATCCTCACTTGGACCACTGAAGCGGAAAACTCTTTTGTACACCTCAAACAGCACTTGTCCTCAGCTGCCGCATTGGCTATTCCTGATTACAACAGAATGTTTTTCCTGGATGTTTCTGAAAAGACCAGCAGTGTATCTGCTGCTCTTTATCAGAAGGGGGAATCAGGAGAAAGACGAATTTGTCTATATGCCTCTACGCCACTTGAAAAATACGAAAAGCGACATCCAGTATGCGCGGCGTTTGCCTCTGCGTTAGCTCGACTCATTGAAAAAACCTCACACATTGTCTTACATCATCCATTGACAGTACGCACTtctcacagtacagtacagtacatgacaAGCCATGTTTTCACCATGACAGGAGGAAGACAAAGGAAAATTGAGGTAATACTCACACAGCCACATATACTTTTTACACACGAGGGCATTAACATGGCTGAAGGGCTTTTTGAAGGACAGCCTCATTGCTGTACCCAACGAATCATAACAGATAACACACTTAGGGAAGATCTATATGACATGCCCTTGCAAAATCCTGACTTGATACTATTCACGGACGGATGCTGTTTTAAAGGAGAACAAGGGCTCCAGTCAGGGTTTGCTGTAACAAAACTAACTGATACAGGATTTGTAACTATAAAGGCGGAAAAACTCAAAGGGCAACAATCTGCCCAAAGAGCAGAGATAACGGCAGTAACAGCTGCTCTCCAGCTGGCCCAAGACAAAACGACCAACATTTACACTGACTCGGCATATGCTCATGTAGTAGTACATACAGCCATGGCCGAATGGCAAAGAAATGACTTCATGACTGCAACGGGAGTCCCCATAAAACATTATcaagaaatattaaaattgaaaGAAGCATTAATGATGCCCAAAGCAGTGGCAGTCTTAAAATGTAAAGGACACACTAAAAAGGATGATTTTGTATCAGCAGGAAATGACGCAGCGGATAAAGCGGCGAAGGCAGCGGCTGGTTATCTTCCCACCTCACAACTAGTTGTAAGTGAAGCAGAATTGAAAGACAGACAGGAAGTAACAGAAGAAACAGTTAAAATATGGCAGGAACAAGGGAGTCCCGAAGAAAGGAGTATGTGGAAATCAAAAGGGGGTGAGAGAGATGAGAAAGGTATTTGGAGAAAAGGAGGAAAATGTATACCACCTCAGAAGCAATTAAAACTGTTGATAAGCGAAGCTCATGGAGCATGCCATGTAGGCGTGGAAGAAACACTGAGACGACTCCACACCTGGTGGCATCCTTTCATGAGAGCAATTGTTAAAAATGAACTCCAGGATTGCAGTGTCTGTAGCAGATATAACAGCATGCCTACCACGAAACCACCCCAGGGAACTCACGATCCGGACGTGACGGCACCTGGGCAGGTGGTTTCGATGGATtttacagacatgattaaaagtgTGTCCGGTTACAGGTATCTACTAGTAATAGTGGATTCCTTCTCCGGTTGGCCTGAAGCCTATCCCTGCAAAACAGAAACGGCAAACATAGTGGTTAAACATTTGATTAACCATTATATTCCATCTCATGGGTTCCCAAGTAAAATTAGGTCTGATAATGGgacccattttaaaaataaacatttgcaggAAGTAGAAAGAGCCCTGGGACTGAAACACACATTTGGTTCAGTATATCACCCACAGTCCCAAGGACAAGTAGAAAGAATGAATCGGAACATTAAGGAAAAATTGGCCAAAGCTTTAGCTACTTCAAATCTC
The Phyllopteryx taeniolatus isolate TA_2022b unplaced genomic scaffold, UOR_Ptae_1.2 contig_29, whole genome shotgun sequence DNA segment above includes these coding regions:
- the LOC133473566 gene encoding uncharacterized protein LOC133473566, producing MFEEKLEKVSNMCGEPYTKLNQIGAFTVDLNRHPEVPQKVREHLLARASRFERTVNAEITEQIQRDNAERDVIFRQREQEIAAEEAQKGLPHAVANTYHIAHLQNQVADLKCQVQNLSGAHQDSLLQQTQENRSAPPFAESTPLRPMTRSQTVVQAPMLAKVDPATGATAMFYKPFSPSDLSVLMQKLPAMQNGGENWLRSVQRAVTRQILTAGDMRALLTHACPLSQLETLMKNSGLMSIMDNEALTREYYLTLFTALNALFPIPDLVISDLVFAPRTDEEAAAYIDRALVEYSSKTGHLPTDSALYSQVFRGAVLKGVPKSVVQAMETNPDLPGADHARWLSHLKHHLRRHAKEKESKHEKHRTTESQLAIMQLQSLKKQEENIKIIPVASVGASLPNVVSECMMYQTGPFMGRGAPFAGRNHCFNCGRNGHWAIDCRARPLEGRGRGTRGPPRGFNRRGYGQQRGRGYGQQQQQDIAPQYPPQQQQSYHQVPNQQHRPPSGGQYPQ